In Scophthalmus maximus strain ysfricsl-2021 chromosome 13, ASM2237912v1, whole genome shotgun sequence, the genomic window AAGAACAGCCTGAGCTTCTGGGTAAAGGATGGACGCACAATGGGTTTTTGTTATAATTATGAGCTGGCACggtctgaggaaaaaaaggttggcAATGGCAGTGATCAATTCCTTTTGGACAGCTTGAATCGCCCCCAAATGTTCCTGTCTGTTGAAAGACTATTCGCTGAACACCACTCGGGACCGCGTCCACGCTCACCTTGGAATTTGAAGCCCTCTATCTGCACCCACAGGCAGAGGTCCTCCGTGTCACAGTCGCACCTCCAGGGGTTGCCGCTGAGGCCCAGGGACCGCAGGGCCGGCAGGGCGATGAGGCTGCTGATGTTGAGGGCCGTCAGGTTGTTTCGGCTCACGTCCAGCACCTGCAGGGCCATGTTCTCCGAGAAGGCGTCCGAGTGGACCTCGCTCAGACCCGGGTTGTCCGTCAGCCGGAGCATCACCAGGGACGCCAGGGGCCCGAAGGTCCGGTCCTCGATCTGCAGCAGCGTGTTAAACGACAGGTCCAGGTAGGCGAGTTTGCGCAAGTTCCCGAAGGTGGACTCGGAGATCTCGGCCAGGGAGTTGTTGCTGCAGTCCAGGTAGACCAGATCGGACAGGTAGTTGAGCTGCAGCGCCGGCAGGTCCCCGATGCGGTTGTTGGAGATGATGAGCTGCCGGGTCGCCAGGGGCAGGTCATTGGGGAACTGGGTGAGCTCT contains:
- the LOC118318019 gene encoding leucine-rich repeat-containing protein 52-like, coding for MRLLPEPSAQSLRLLFLFVFVMGVAPSPALTAGCPDRCVCDDQLVVQCAGQELTQFPNDLPLATRQLIISNNRIGDLPALQLNYLSDLVYLDCSNNSLAEISESTFGNLRKLAYLDLSFNTLLQIEDRTFGPLASLVMLRLTDNPGLSEVHSDAFSENMALQVLDVSRNNLTALNISSLIALPALRSLGLSGNPWRCDCDTEDLCLWVQIEGFKFQDEGQTVCHSPPELAGQRMAEVGMQLRADCHQGLGYWDYLFFIAIGFVIFSAGTVSAWVMGVLMVLYERYSKRKSEELDSDDEDERGGMSGGGGGGGGGNQGNGDLSKPGMQV